One segment of Syngnathus scovelli strain Florida chromosome 6, RoL_Ssco_1.2, whole genome shotgun sequence DNA contains the following:
- the nat10 gene encoding RNA cytidine acetyltransferase has translation MATVRKKVDNRIRVQIENGVALQHRTMFVVVGDRGRDQVVILHHMLSKASVRARPSVLWCYKKELGFSSNRKKRMKHLQKKIKTGTLNLNQDDPFELFVAATNIRYCYYNETHKILGNTFGMCVLQDFEALTPNLLARTVETVEGGGIVVILLRTVNSLKQLYTMTMDVHARYRTEAHQDVVGRFNERFILSLASCKNCVVIDDHLNILPISSHMANIKPIPPKTQEDGLSPKEQELKDLKETLQDTQPVGVLVDNCRTMDQAKAVLKFIEAISEKTLRSTVALTAARGRGKSAALGLAVAGAVAFGYSNIFVTSPSPDNLHTMFEFIFKGFDALQYQEHLDYEIIQSLNPEFNKAVVRVNVFKEHRQTIQYIHPGDAVKLGQAELLVIDEAAAIPLPLVKKLLGPYLVFMASTINGYEGTGRSLSLKLIQQLREQSANSQQNMSAENRSSTTARLAAARTLHEVSLHESIRYAGGDAVEKWLNELLCLDCLNIPRLISGCPLPQTCDLYYVNRDTLFCYHKASEAFLQRLMALYVASHYKNSPNDLQMLSDAPAHHLFCLLPPVPPTQNSLPEVLAVVQVCLEGEISRQSILNSLSRGKKAAGDLIPWTVSEQFQDPEFGSLSGGRVVRIAVNPDYQKMGYGSRVLQLLQMYYEGKFPTMDESTVPQNNEITTVSSEAVTLLEEVVTPRKELPPLLLKLSERRAERLDYLGVSYGLTTQLLKFWKKAGYTPVYLRQTPNDLTGEHSCVMIKELHSEEQQSHWLSAFWKDFRRRFLSLLSYQFSNFNPSLALSILQNKGAKEVANTLSASELAAHFSPYDLKRLELYSRSMVDYHLIMDLVPTMARLFFLKQLGDVSLSAAQCAMLLGVGLQHKSVEKLEKEVELPSSQLMGLFNRFVRKFVQIFTNIQEKAIEAEMATTKDVTMEPTVRSLQDDLNEAAKEFEEKHEQEKAKVKELDLEEYKIRGHDEEWDEVLKKAGNTAMVSIKSDKKRKLDVTKDVASNGGLHHGKQKQDMQHGKFKKKDKRGKFGKKVLK, from the exons gtgGTGATTCTGCATCACATGCTGTCCAAAGCAAGCGTCCGAGCGCGACCTTCTGTTCTGTGGTGCTACAAAAAAGAACTTGGCTTCAGCAG CAATCGCAAGAAACGTATGAAGCATCttcagaagaaaataaaaacaggcaCATTGAATCTGAATCAAGATGACCCATTTGAGCTTTTTGTCGCTGCCACTAACATTCGCTACTGTTACTACAATGAAACCCACAAGATACTGGGAAACACTTTTGGCATGTGTGTTCTACAG GATTTCGAAGCCCTCACTCCCAACCTCTTAGCCAGAACTGTTGAGACAGTTGAAGGCGGCGGTATAGTAGTCATACTGTTACGGACAGTGAACTCCCTCAAGCAGCTGTACACAATGACTATG GATGTGCATGCTCGTTACAGAACGGAGGCTCATCAAGATGTGGTTGGAAGATTCAATGAGAG GTTCATCCTGTCCCTTGCCTCCTGCAAAAACTGCGTTGTCATCGACGACCACCTCAACATCCTGCCCATCTCCAGCCACATGGCCAACATCAAGCCTATTCCGCCCAAGACGCAG GAGGATGGTTTGTCTCCAAAGGAACAGGAGTTGAAGGACCTCAAGGAGACTCTCCAGGACACTCAGCCAGTGGGTGTGTTGGTGGATAACTGCAGGACCATGGACCAG GCCAAAGCCGTGCTGAAGTTCATCGAAGCCATCTCggagaagaccctgaggagcacCGTGGCTCTGACGGCTGCTCGAGGCCGAGGCAAATCTGCTGCGCTGGGGCTGGCTGTCGCCGGAGCTGTGGCTTTTGG CTACTCCAATATTTTTGTAACCTCCCCGAGCCCGGACAATCTCCATACCATGTTTGAGTTCATCTTTAAAGGCTTTGACGCACTTCAGTATCAG GAACATCTGGATTATGAGATCATCCAGTCGCTGAATCCCGAGTTCAACAAAGCGGTCGTGAGGGTGAACGTCTTTAAAGAGCACAGGCAGACCATTCAG TACATCCATCCGGGCGATGCTGTCAAACTGGGCCAGGCTGAACTTTTGGTGATTGATGAGGCTGCAGCCATCCCGTTACCGCTAGTCAAGAAACTGCTGGGACCTTATCTGGTTTTCATGGCCTCCACCATCAACGG CTACGAAGGCACCGGTCGCTCTCTCTCCCTCAAACTGATCCAGCAATTGAGGGAGCAGAGCGCAAACAGTCAACAGAACATGTCAGCCGAGAACAGGAGCAGCACCACCGCCAGGCTAGCAGCAG CTCGCACGCTCCACGAGGTCAGCCTGCACGAGTCCATCAGGTACGCAGGGGGCGACGCGGTGGAGAAGTGGCTTAATGAGCTGCTCTGCTTGGACTGCCTGAACATTCCTAGACTCATCTCCGGTTGTCCTCTTCCACAAACATGTGACCT ATATTACGTGAACAGAGATACCCTGTTTTGCTACCACAAGGCGTCTGAGGCCTTCCTGCAGAGGCTGATGGCTCTTTATGTGGCATCGCACTACAAG AATTCCCCCAACGACCTGCAGATGTTGTCCGACGCGCCGGCCCATCACCTCTTCTGTCTTCTGCCGCCCGTTCCTCCTACGCAAAACTCGCTGCCTGAGGTCCTCGCAGTGGTGCAG GTGTGTCTGGAAGGCGAAATATCCCGACAGTCCATCCTCAACAGCCTCTCCAGAGGGAAGAAAGCCGCAGGTGACCTCATTCCATGGACTGTGTCTGAACAG TTCCAAGATCCGGAGTTTGGCAGCCTGTCTGGAGGCAGAGTGGTGCGAATTGCAGTCAATCCTGACTATCAAAAa ATGGGCTACGGCTCACGAGTGCTCCAGCTGCTGCAGATGTACTACGAGGGCAAGTTCCCCACCATGGACGAAAGCACCGTGCCGCAGAACAACGAAATCACTACCGTCAGCAGCGAG GCCGTCACGCTCCTGGAGGAGGTGGTGACGCCTCGCAAGGAACTCCCGCCGCTGCTTCTCAAGCTGAGCGAGAGGCGAGCGGAGCGACTGGACTATTTGGGGGTCTCCTATGGACTCACAACTCAGCTGCTCAA GTTTTGGAAGAAAGCAGGTTAtactccggtctatttgagacaAACGCCT AACGACTTAACAGGTGAGCACTCGTGTGTGATGATAAAGGAACTGCACAGTGAGGAGCAGCAAAGCCACTGGTTGTCTGCATTCTGGAAAG ATTTCCGCAGGCGCTTCCTGTCTCTGCTCTCCTACCAGTTCAGCAACTTCAACCCGAGCCTGGCCCTCAGCATCCTACAGAACAAAGGCGCCAAGGAGGTCGCGAACA ctttGAGCGCCTCGGAGCTGGCAGCTCACTTCAGCCCCTACGACCTCAAGCGTTTGGAGTTGTACTCGCGCAGCATGGTGGACTACCACCTCATCATGGACCTCGTCCCGACCATGGCGCGTTTGTTTTTCCTCAAGCAGCTGGGTGACGTGTCTTTGTCAGCGGCGCAGTGT GCAATGCTGTTAGGCGTCGGGCTGCAGCACAAATCGGTGGAGAAGCTGGAGAAGGAAGTGGAGCTCCCAAGCTCGCAGCTCATGGGGCTCTTCAACCGCTTCGTGCGCAAATTTGTGCAA ATTTTTACCAACATCCAAGAAAAAGCCATCGAAGCGGAGATGGCAACAACAAAAGACGTCACCATGGAGCCGACTGTCCGAAGCCTTCAAGATGATCTG AATGAGGCGGCAAAGGAGTTTGAGGAGAAACACGAGCAGGAGAAGGCGAAAGTGAAGGAACTTGACCTGGAAGA GTACAAGATCCGCGGACATGATGAGGAATGGGACGAGGTGCTAAAGAAAGCTGGAAACACGGCGATGGTCAGCATTAAAAG TGACAAGAAGAGAAAACTTGATGTCACAAAGGATGTGGCGAGCAATGGTGGTCTTCATCACGGGAAGCAAAAGCAGGACATGCAGCATGGAAAATTCAAGAAGAAAGACAAACGTGGAAAATTTGGAAAGAAGGTGCTCAAGTAA